One stretch of Candidatus Baltobacteraceae bacterium DNA includes these proteins:
- a CDS encoding PQQ-binding-like beta-propeller repeat protein: protein MRWNLWVACAGAIVALCAVTPQSGIGKLDAVWCVSGDWGRLPAILVADGGATAIVGTSTGVTAYSTRDGRVLWQRANLQTPITLSGDRLIATGPHDTIVALQPSTARVLWRSPPLGSGALGLDADRELVAVAVAPASEDPDAYTDVVALASRDGTRRWRARGGVGLSLNPTVLPDVVLWSYSAGEPHFSYVDVFDRRTGVRRFETQRQYYAESTDDALWFVDDDVSDGVPPAHFDRYDGLTGKQLESYTYFPEPLRNKGRYDDADPMSSVRVPIAFTGRYFFLEIGGNTGDPVQRYRDSRLYRYDRFIDPQKQTPNHYDVRGEFDGIVASRVPLLHDGTTATLLMPSSESVYAERHFDFSQQLVAPTLQVRDVHLDAVHFIILTGTPNIGYVAASDSQSAWLAAFTAGGAAFLANRQSCDAPAAAAALPSGDAIVACKGILERVTPR from the coding sequence AAGCTCGACGCCGTATGGTGTGTCAGCGGCGATTGGGGACGCCTTCCCGCAATACTCGTCGCCGATGGCGGCGCGACTGCGATCGTCGGTACCTCTACCGGCGTTACGGCTTACTCGACGCGAGACGGCCGCGTGCTGTGGCAGCGCGCGAACCTCCAAACGCCCATCACGCTTTCGGGGGACCGGCTTATTGCGACGGGGCCACACGACACGATCGTTGCTCTCCAGCCCTCCACCGCACGCGTGCTTTGGCGTAGCCCTCCGTTGGGCTCCGGTGCACTCGGATTGGACGCGGACCGCGAACTGGTTGCCGTTGCCGTCGCGCCGGCGAGTGAGGATCCCGATGCCTACACGGACGTCGTCGCACTCGCTTCGCGCGATGGTACGCGGCGCTGGCGCGCGCGCGGCGGCGTGGGCCTCAGCCTCAATCCAACGGTTCTGCCCGACGTCGTACTCTGGTCGTACAGCGCAGGAGAACCGCATTTCAGCTACGTCGACGTTTTCGATCGGCGCACCGGAGTCCGGCGTTTCGAAACGCAGCGGCAATACTATGCCGAATCCACCGACGACGCGCTCTGGTTTGTCGACGACGACGTGAGCGATGGCGTGCCGCCGGCGCACTTCGACCGCTACGACGGTTTAACGGGAAAACAGCTCGAGAGCTATACGTATTTCCCCGAACCGCTTCGCAACAAAGGACGCTACGATGACGCGGACCCTATGTCGAGCGTGCGCGTTCCCATCGCGTTTACCGGTCGGTATTTCTTCCTGGAGATCGGTGGCAATACAGGCGACCCGGTGCAGAGATATCGCGATAGCCGGCTCTATCGATACGATCGCTTTATCGACCCACAGAAGCAAACGCCAAACCATTACGACGTTCGCGGCGAGTTCGACGGCATCGTTGCATCGCGCGTCCCGCTTCTGCACGATGGAACGACGGCAACGTTGCTGATGCCCTCCAGCGAAAGCGTCTACGCCGAACGCCATTTCGATTTCTCGCAGCAGCTCGTCGCCCCGACGCTGCAGGTCCGCGACGTGCACTTGGACGCCGTGCATTTCATCATTCTCACCGGCACGCCCAATATCGGTTACGTTGCGGCGAGCGATTCGCAATCGGCTTGGCTAGCCGCGTTCACCGCCGGTGGCGCTGCTTTTCTCGCCAACCGTCAGTCGTGCGATGCTCCCGCAGCGGCTGCCGCGTTGCCGAGCGGGGATGCGATCGTGGCGTGCAAGGGGATACTCGAGCGCGTTACGCCACGTTAG
- a CDS encoding serine hydrolase domain-containing protein: MEDVRGLTQNVGRMRTMYRLLALGAFLSLVCSASATAATSAATTKVATQLKADLQAYLASRGAPEHISAASLSVSLPDGRFIDVAAGTDAYGGGAPVTPANLFQIGSNTKAFTAIVALKLQAQHKLTIDDTVGKWLPQYPAWKAATIDRLFDMTTGIPTYDDSFDMQRDYSRNPVRDFTPAELIAYVDPKSPLKHVWLYSNTGYALAEMIEEKAAGKSFTDLIRDMVIAPTGIKDLYYYPGVYPAELRARTVQGYFYNPTPENAGFKPMVGKSQRDYSLSWAGAAGAMVATPHAVAAWARDLYQGSVLTTAERARMERLVSQKTADPIADTSASDSRGFGLGLAKLYMPGLGSFWFYEGTTLGYRVLHAYFPKENVVLAFGLNSQPPDGHNNAGQLVQTIVNTLKANGLFH, translated from the coding sequence GTGGAAGACGTCCGCGGGTTAACGCAGAACGTCGGCCGCATGAGAACGATGTATCGGTTGCTCGCGTTAGGCGCTTTCCTATCGCTCGTTTGCTCGGCTTCCGCAACGGCGGCAACGAGTGCGGCGACGACGAAGGTTGCGACGCAGCTCAAGGCCGATTTGCAAGCCTATCTCGCGTCACGCGGCGCACCCGAACATATTTCGGCGGCGTCACTTTCGGTGAGCTTGCCGGACGGCCGTTTTATCGACGTTGCGGCCGGAACGGACGCATATGGCGGCGGCGCTCCCGTTACGCCCGCGAACTTGTTTCAGATCGGCAGCAACACCAAAGCGTTTACTGCAATAGTTGCATTAAAACTCCAGGCGCAGCACAAACTAACGATCGACGACACCGTCGGGAAATGGCTGCCGCAGTATCCGGCCTGGAAAGCGGCGACGATTGACCGCCTGTTCGACATGACGACCGGCATCCCGACCTACGACGATAGCTTCGACATGCAGCGCGACTACAGTCGCAACCCCGTTCGCGACTTTACGCCGGCCGAACTCATCGCGTACGTCGATCCGAAGTCGCCGCTCAAACACGTCTGGCTGTACTCGAACACCGGCTATGCGTTGGCCGAGATGATCGAAGAAAAAGCGGCCGGCAAAAGCTTCACCGATCTGATCCGCGACATGGTGATCGCGCCCACCGGTATCAAGGATCTCTATTATTATCCCGGCGTCTATCCCGCCGAGCTGCGCGCGCGCACCGTGCAAGGCTACTTCTACAATCCCACGCCCGAAAACGCGGGATTCAAGCCGATGGTCGGCAAGAGTCAGCGCGATTATAGCTTGTCGTGGGCAGGGGCCGCGGGGGCGATGGTCGCCACGCCGCACGCAGTGGCCGCATGGGCGCGCGACCTCTACCAAGGCAGCGTACTTACGACCGCCGAGCGCGCGCGTATGGAACGGCTCGTATCGCAGAAGACGGCCGATCCCATTGCCGACACGAGCGCGAGCGATTCGCGCGGCTTTGGGTTGGGCCTCGCGAAGCTGTACATGCCGGGATTGGGATCGTTTTGGTTCTACGAGGGCACGACGCTCGGCTATCGCGTGCTGCACGCTTACTTTCCGAAAGAGAACGTCGTCCTCGCGTTTGGCCTGAACAGCCAGCCGCCTGACGGACATAACAACGCCGGGCAGCTCGTCCAAACGATCGTCAACACGTTAAAAGCCAACGGATTGTTTCACTAA